From a region of the Micropterus dolomieu isolate WLL.071019.BEF.003 ecotype Adirondacks linkage group LG21, ASM2129224v1, whole genome shotgun sequence genome:
- the ppp1r3c2b gene encoding protein phosphatase 1 regulatory subunit 3C-B-like — translation MEMASTTVLPLVGLRSTAQSAGLAEIAVRLCLNQSKQLCPHVWVPILKPQRPCIRPPVSDQLSADILSQAFLTHPLPSFLDDLDDEVSLPVKNKHVVFADSQGLSLTAVRVFSDEEEQSDLDLLPSLQGLGSMTEDGYSCTVSTCCPGTRLKLGFPQPSADFQAFRAKLSQSMVILENCSVTEQALQGTVRVKNISFQKEVRVRITFDSWQSYRDVPCLYLQKRFGGPQTDIFEFDITIPKVLDAKRKIEFCLSYLPGGQSEPFWDNNNGKNYSIAVCVSSHICCGKKDFCHT, via the exons ATGGAGATGGCCAGTACAAC TGTCCTGCCACTGGTTGGCCTCAGGTCAACGGCCCAGTCAGCAGGACTCGCGGAGATTGCTGTTAGGCTGTGCTTGAACCAAAGTAAACAACTGTGTCCTCATGTTTGGGTTCCCATCCTGAAGCCCCAGCGCCCTTGCATCCGTCCTCCAGTTTCAGATCAGCTATCTGCTGACATTTTGAGCCAAGCCTTTCTGACCCACCCTCTCCCATCTTTCTTGGATGACTTGGATGATGAGGTTTCTCTCCCAGTCAAGAACAAACACGTGGTTTTCGCTGACTCACAGGGGTTGTCTCTAACAGCAGTGCGAGTGTTTTCCGATGAAGAGGAGCAGTCTGACCTCGACCTACTGCCGTCGCTGCAGGGTTTGGGAAGCATGACAGAGGATGGCTACAGCTGCACTGTCAGCACCTGCTGCCCAGGAACGCGGTTAAAACTGGGCTTCCCGCAGCCCTCTGCAGATTTCCAGGCCTTTCGTGCCAAACTGTCACAGAGCATGGTTATCCTAGAGAACTGCAGTGTCACTGAACAGGCCCTCCAAGGTACCGTCCGAGTCAAGAACATCAGTTTCCAGAAGGAAGTGCGTGTACGCATCACCTTTGACTCGTGGCAGAGCTACAGAGATGTGCCCTGTCTATACCTGCAGAAACGCTTCGGTGGGCCTCAGACAGACATCTTTGAATTTGACATAACCATTCCTAAAGTGTTAGATGCAAAAAGGAAGATAGAATTCTGTTTAAGTTATTTACCAGGAGGGCAGAGCGAGCCTTTTTGGGACAATAACAACGGAAAGAATTACagcattgctgtgtgtgtgagctcaCATATCTGTTGCGGGAAGAAGGATTTTTGTCATACATAA
- the dbnlb gene encoding drebrin-like b isoform X2: MAVNLSKNGPALTAAFKEVVDEKSTTNWALFTYEGNSNDIRLAEKGDGGLEELVEELNSGKVMYAFCRVQDPNSGLPKYVLINWTGEGVKDARKGICANHVSAMANFLKGAHVTVNARADEDVEPEVIMQKVAKASGANYSFHKEASSRFQDSGPQGPVGSVYQKTNAVSEIRKTNKDNFWAQAEKEEEKRRQEERRKAEEDRQQLERDRKDREAKEAAQRDKRDKERATQIEQNKKYQQQQDTGSKEQEKQRWEEQEEDQAVQKKAVKRGESVEKANEAASLISQRAVNPREMFKQRERGITPSDSDPPSAAPASPQPGRLQSPFLSKPVYESERASSPQRQASPVPAGSASPVRATEPDVVDGQSRCEYDDEEAATPQEQMKEESPAANSYVQEAVYEEPAQVEENNYEVTAEETSDRGVCARALYDYQAADDTEISFDPDDLITGIEMIDEGWWRGYSPDGHFGMFPANYVELI; this comes from the exons ATGGCAGTTAACCTCAGCAAAAATGGTCCTGCATTAACAGCTGCATTTAAAGAAGTGGTAGATGAAAAATCCACTACCAACTG GGCCTTGTTCACCTATGAGGGAAACAGTAATGATATCCGCCTGGCAGAAAAGGGGG ATGGAGGACTGGAAGAGCTGGTTGAAGAACTGAACAGTGGAAAAGTGATGTATGCTTTCTGCCGAGTACAGGATCCAAATTCTGGTCTGCCTAAATATGTCCTCATCAACTGG acTGGAGAAGGAGTAAAGGACGCCAGGAAGGGAATATGTGCAAATCATGTCAGCGCCATGGCCAATTTTCTTAAG GGGGCCCATGTCACAGTAAACGCCAGAGCAGATGAGGACGTGGAACCTGAGGTGATCATGCAAAAGGTGGCCAAAGCTTCAGGAGCGAACTACAGCTTCCACAAAGAAGCTTCCAGCCGATTCCAGGACAGCGGCCCTCAGGGTCCCGTG GGCTCGGTGTACCAGAAGACCAACGCTGTGTCGGAAATCAGAAAGACCAACAAAGACAACTTCTGGGCTCAGGCAGAG aaagaagaggagaaacgTCGCCAGGAGGAAAGGCGCAAGGCAGAGGAGGATCGCCAGCagctggagagagacaggaaagacagagaggccAAGGAGGCAGCGCAGAGGGACAAAAGGGACAAGGAGAGGGCCACTCAAATTGAGCAGAACAA GaagtatcagcagcaacaggaCACTGGGAGTAAAGAGCAGGAGAAACAACGCTGG gaggagcaggaggaggaccAGGCAGTCCAGAAGAAAGCAGTCAAGAGAGGTGAATCTGTGGAAAAGGCCAAC gAGGCAGCTTCTCTCATCTCTCAGCGTGCTGTAAACCCCAGAGAGATGTtcaagcagagagagag gggaataACTCCCAGTGACTCAGACCCCCCCTCTGCTGCCCCTGCTAGCCCTCAGCCAG GGCGCCTGCAAAGCCCTTTTCTGTCTAAGCCAGTGTATGAAAGTGAGCGAGCCAGCTCACCTCAGCGCCAAGCTTCTCCTGTGCCAGCAGGCTCCGCCTCTCCTGTCCGTGCCACAG AGCCAGATGTGGTTGATGGACAGTCCAGGTGTGAGTATGATGATGAGGAGGCGGCGACCCCCCAGGAGCAGATGAAAG AGGAATCACCAGCTGCCAACTCCTATGTCCAAGAGGCTGTTTATGAAGAGCCCGCTCAG GTGGAGGAGAATAACTATGAGGTGACTGCTGAGGAGACCTCAGACAGAGGCGTCTGTGCCAGAGCCTTATATGATTATCAGGCtg CCGACGACACAGAGATCTCATTCGATCCCGACGATCTCATCACGGGGATCGAGATGATCGACGAGGGCTGGTGGCGAGGCTACAGCCCAGACGGCCATTTTGGAATGTTCCCTGCCAATTACGTGGAACTAATCTag
- the dbnlb gene encoding drebrin-like b isoform X1, translating into MAVNLSKNGPALTAAFKEVVDEKSTTNWALFTYEGNSNDIRLAEKGDGGLEELVEELNSGKVMYAFCRVQDPNSGLPKYVLINWTGEGVKDARKGICANHVSAMANFLKGAHVTVNARADEDVEPEVIMQKVAKASGANYSFHKEASSRFQDSGPQGPVGSVYQKTNAVSEIRKTNKDNFWAQAEKEEEKRRQEERRKAEEDRQQLERDRKDREAKEAAQRDKRDKERATQIEQNKKYQQQQDTGSKEQEKQRWEEQEEDQAVQKKAVKRGESVEKANEAASLISQRAVNPREMFKQRERGITPSDSDPPSAAPASPQPGRLQSPFLSKPVYESERASSPQRQASPVPAGSASPVRATEPDVVDGQSRCEYDDEEAATPQEQMKEESPAANSYVQEAVYEEPAQVEENNYEVTAEETSDRGVCARALYDYQAADDTEISFDPDDLITGIEMIDEGWWRGYSPDGHFGMFPANYVELI; encoded by the exons ATGGCAGTTAACCTCAGCAAAAATGGTCCTGCATTAACAGCTGCATTTAAAGAAGTGGTAGATGAAAAATCCACTACCAACTG GGCCTTGTTCACCTATGAGGGAAACAGTAATGATATCCGCCTGGCAGAAAAGGGGG ATGGAGGACTGGAAGAGCTGGTTGAAGAACTGAACAGTGGAAAAGTGATGTATGCTTTCTGCCGAGTACAGGATCCAAATTCTGGTCTGCCTAAATATGTCCTCATCAACTGG acTGGAGAAGGAGTAAAGGACGCCAGGAAGGGAATATGTGCAAATCATGTCAGCGCCATGGCCAATTTTCTTAAG GGGGCCCATGTCACAGTAAACGCCAGAGCAGATGAGGACGTGGAACCTGAGGTGATCATGCAAAAGGTGGCCAAAGCTTCAGGAGCGAACTACAGCTTCCACAAAGAAGCTTCCAGCCGATTCCAGGACAGCGGCCCTCAGGGTCCCGTG GGCTCGGTGTACCAGAAGACCAACGCTGTGTCGGAAATCAGAAAGACCAACAAAGACAACTTCTGGGCTCAGGCAGAG aaagaagaggagaaacgTCGCCAGGAGGAAAGGCGCAAGGCAGAGGAGGATCGCCAGCagctggagagagacaggaaagacagagaggccAAGGAGGCAGCGCAGAGGGACAAAAGGGACAAGGAGAGGGCCACTCAAATTGAGCAGAACAA GaagtatcagcagcaacaggaCACTGGGAGTAAAGAGCAGGAGAAACAACGCTGG gaggagcaggaggaggaccAGGCAGTCCAGAAGAAAGCAGTCAAGAGAGGTGAATCTGTGGAAAAGGCCAAC gAGGCAGCTTCTCTCATCTCTCAGCGTGCTGTAAACCCCAGAGAGATGTtcaagcagagagagaggggaataACTCCCAGTGACTCAGACCCCCCCTCTGCTGCCCCTGCTAGCCCTCAGCCAG GGCGCCTGCAAAGCCCTTTTCTGTCTAAGCCAGTGTATGAAAGTGAGCGAGCCAGCTCACCTCAGCGCCAAGCTTCTCCTGTGCCAGCAGGCTCCGCCTCTCCTGTCCGTGCCACAG AGCCAGATGTGGTTGATGGACAGTCCAGGTGTGAGTATGATGATGAGGAGGCGGCGACCCCCCAGGAGCAGATGAAAG AGGAATCACCAGCTGCCAACTCCTATGTCCAAGAGGCTGTTTATGAAGAGCCCGCTCAG GTGGAGGAGAATAACTATGAGGTGACTGCTGAGGAGACCTCAGACAGAGGCGTCTGTGCCAGAGCCTTATATGATTATCAGGCtg CCGACGACACAGAGATCTCATTCGATCCCGACGATCTCATCACGGGGATCGAGATGATCGACGAGGGCTGGTGGCGAGGCTACAGCCCAGACGGCCATTTTGGAATGTTCCCTGCCAATTACGTGGAACTAATCTag
- the gins4 gene encoding DNA replication complex GINS protein SLD5 — protein sequence MSNASDDGSDINQDDSQEDVMTPAELIAKLQEAWLNEKFSPELLENKSEVVECVMEQLTHMEANLQRVKKGDTKASIHRMEIDRIRFVLSSYLRSRLQKIEKFFPHVLEREKSRGEGDPSLLSPEEFAFAKEYYANTETYLKAVALKRMPSNLQTVDMLKAVPEPSLDSFVFLRVKERQENILVEPETDDQREYVVDLEEGSQHLMRYRTIAPLVSSGAVQLM from the exons ATGTCGAACGCGTCTGATGACGGCAGCGACATCAACCAAGATGACAGTCAGGAGGATGTTATGACCCCGGCGGAGCTGATCGCTAAACTGCAAGAA GCTTGGCTGAATGAGAAGTTCTCACCGGAGCTCCTGGAGAACAAATCAGAGGTGGTGGAGTGCGTGATGGAGCAGCTGACTCACATG GAAGCCAACCTACAGCGGGTGAAGAAAGGTGATACGAAGGCCAGCATCCATCGCATGGAGATAGACAGGATTCGCTTTGTGCTCAGCAGCTACCTGCGCTCTCGTCTGCAGAAG ATAGAAAAGTTTTTCCCACATGTCCTGGAGAGAGAAAAGTCTCGAGGTGAGGGAGACCCGTCACTGCTTTCCCCCGAGGAGTTTGCTTTTGCCAAAGA GTACTATGCCAACACAGAAACCTACCTGAAGGCTGTAGCACTGAAGCGCATGCCCTCCAACCTGCAGACGGTGGACATGCTTAAAGCAG TGCCTGAGCCCAGCTTGGACTCATTTGTGTTTCTGCGGGTGAAGGAGAGACAGGAGAACATCTTGGTGGAGCCTGAAACAGATGATCAGAG GGAGTATGTTGTGGATCTTGAAGAGGGCTCTCAGCATCTAATGCGGTATCGTACTATCGCACCACTTGTTTCAAGTGGAGCTGTGCAGTTAATGTGA
- the arid5a gene encoding AT-rich interactive domain-containing protein 5A isoform X2, whose translation MAQEDQSETLQQTAASDEEKGTENQVTARRLWKKVYDELGGSPGSTSAATCTRRHYEKLVLPFERHIKGEEDKPLPPSKPRKPYKRNLDSKVTKTEKKRKRTPSDREMDSEILVQRSPEAACQSEAVMHPHPALWAATSDRHSQPNRTTTNLCTSVYARLVQVPTSSPWSAHIPPAAGEVISPLEKKKRMAQASLNFPLSPHSEDKERPSVIQCSQSPARASSSQNCNSSDGSPLPLSSSSSCSRSPSPCSVSSEDGPAGNEDKPALGSELSQNCSSSVKNTSVCSEESKSVSCNQISKDHAGQNKDISHASSQSADLIKVQIKDTACKPNHRESGKYFPQPFHSSSSFTVKSDWAPTSTSSFTKVIPKPVQLLRPAPIRPGYKIHQGRLMQQDNSLTCAKKLNNISPWLNQTEKREKSRTMLQKVPPTQQSLSHSTASLPVSCYDKSGRDSRHQTPLHPAFLPSRMRLPQSQLIYRHVPLVPAHSALIGSAVYPYPYSIPLFNPQTGYTLPAMNPIYPHKL comes from the exons ATGG CTCAAGAGGACCAGAGTGAGACGTTACAACAAACAGCAGCCAGTGATGAAGAGAAGGGGACAGAAAACCAG GTGACGGCGCGACGTCTTTGGAAGAAAGTGTATGATGAGCTGGGAGGAAGTCCAGGTAGCACCAGTGCTGCTACTTGCACTCGCAGACACTATGAGAA GCTTGTGCTGCCCTTTGAAAGACACAtaaaaggagaggaggacaaACCTCTGCCTCCAAGCAAACCACGGAAGCCATataagagaaatttggacagcAAGGTCACAAAGActgagaagaagaggaaaaggacTCCGTCAGATAGAGAGATggattctgag ATACTTGTGCAGAGAAGTCCAGAGGCTGCTTGCCAAAGTGAAGCAGTGATGCATCCTCACCCTGCACTCTGGGCTGCTACCTCTGATAGGCACTCTCAGCCAAACAGAACCACCACCAATCTTTGCACCTCTGTCTATGCCCGCCTTGTCCAGGTCCCCACATCCAGCCCCTGGAGTGCTCATATCCCACCCGCTGCTGGAGAGGTCATATCTcctctggagaaaaaaaagcgaATGGCTCAGGCCAGCCTTAACTTTCCCCTGAGTCCTCATAGCGAAGATAAAGAAAGGCCTTCCGTCATTCAGTGCTCCCAGTCTCCGGCCCGGGCTTCTTCCAGCCAGAACTGCAACTCCTCTGATGGCTCCCCACTCCCTttatcctcttcctcttcctgctcccGCAGCCCTTCCCCTTGCTCTGTTTCATCAGAGGACGGTCCAGCAGGGAATGAAGATAAACCTGCATTAGGTTCTGAACTATCCCAAAACTGTTCCAGCTCTGTGAAAAATACATCTGTCTGTAGTGAGGAAAGCAAGTCTGTGAGCTGTAATCAGATATCCAAAGACCACGCAGGACagaataaagacatttctcATGCCAGCTCCCAATCAGCAGACTTGATCAAGGTCCAGATTAAAGACACTGCCTGCAAGCCAAACCACAGAGAGAGTGGCAAATATTTCCCCCAACCTTTCCACTCATCCTCCTCATTCACTGTGAAATCTGACTGGGCTCCAACATCTACCTCTAGTTTCACCAAAGTTATTCCAAAACCAGTGCAGCTTCTGCGGCCCGCTCCTATTCGGCCAGGTTATAAAATCCACCAGGGTAGGTTGATGCAGCAGGACAACTCTCTGACTTGTGCGAAGAAGCTGAACAACATATCTCCGTGGCTTAATCAGACAGAGAAGAGGGAGAAATCCAGGACAATGCTACAAAAAGTTCCTCCCACTCAGCAGAGTCTGTCCCATTCCACTGCCAGCCTGCCGGTGTCGTGCTATGACAAGTCAGGGAGAGACTCTCGGCACCAAACTCCATTACACCCTGCATTTCTACCCAGCAGAATGAGACTACCTCAATCTCAGCTAATATACCGTCATGTCCCATTGGTTCCAGCTCATTCTGCTCTCATCGGGTCTGCTGTTTACCCATATCCCTACTCCATTCCCCTGTTCAATCCCCAAACTGGATATACTCTACCTGCCATGAATCCCATTTATCCTCACAAACTGTGA
- the ube2d4 gene encoding ubiquitin-conjugating enzyme E2 D4: MALKRIQKELSDLQRDPPAQCSAGPVGEDLFHWQATIMGPSDSPYQSGVFFLTIHFPTDYPFKPPKVAFTTKIYHPNINSNGSICLDILRSQWSPALTVSKVLLSICSLLCDPNPDDPLVPEIAHTYKADREKYNKLARDWTQKYAM, encoded by the exons ATGGCGTTGAAAAGAATCCAGAAG GAATTGTCAGACCTGCAGAGGGACCCACCTGCTCAATGCTCCGCTGGACCAGTTGGAGAGGATT TGTTTCATTGGCAGGCAACAATAATGGGTCCG AGTGACAGCCCATATCAGAGTGGAGTGTTTTTCCTCACCATTCACTTCCCAACAGATTACCCCTTCAAACCACCCAAA GTTGCATTCACAACAAAAATCTACCACCCTAATATCAACAGCAATGGGAGTATTTGTCTGGACATACTGAGATCACAATGGTCACCTGCACTTACAGTATCAAAAG TATTATTGTCTATCTGCTCTCTCCTTTGTGATCCAAACCCGGACGACCCACTGGTACCAGAGATCGCTCACACATACAAGGCTGACAGGGAAAA GTACAACAAATTAGCAAGAGATTGGACACAGAAGTATGCAATGTGA
- the arid5a gene encoding AT-rich interactive domain-containing protein 5A isoform X1, with product MAQEDQSETLQQTAASDEEKGTENQASPSVIEIHDSMTECEEEARPNLVLIEEKVFVSRLHSFMKDRGTPIERIPHLGFKQINLWRIHKAVEKLGGYDSVTARRLWKKVYDELGGSPGSTSAATCTRRHYEKLVLPFERHIKGEEDKPLPPSKPRKPYKRNLDSKVTKTEKKRKRTPSDREMDSEILVQRSPEAACQSEAVMHPHPALWAATSDRHSQPNRTTTNLCTSVYARLVQVPTSSPWSAHIPPAAGEVISPLEKKKRMAQASLNFPLSPHSEDKERPSVIQCSQSPARASSSQNCNSSDGSPLPLSSSSSCSRSPSPCSVSSEDGPAGNEDKPALGSELSQNCSSSVKNTSVCSEESKSVSCNQISKDHAGQNKDISHASSQSADLIKVQIKDTACKPNHRESGKYFPQPFHSSSSFTVKSDWAPTSTSSFTKVIPKPVQLLRPAPIRPGYKIHQGRLMQQDNSLTCAKKLNNISPWLNQTEKREKSRTMLQKVPPTQQSLSHSTASLPVSCYDKSGRDSRHQTPLHPAFLPSRMRLPQSQLIYRHVPLVPAHSALIGSAVYPYPYSIPLFNPQTGYTLPAMNPIYPHKL from the exons ATGG CTCAAGAGGACCAGAGTGAGACGTTACAACAAACAGCAGCCAGTGATGAAGAGAAGGGGACAGAAAACCAG GCCTCTCCCTCTGTCATTGAGATTCATGACTCAATGACTGAATGTGAGGAAGAAGCGAGGCCCAATCTAGTGCTGATAGAGGAGAAGGTTTTTGTATCACGTCTGCACTCTTTTATGAAGGACAGAGGTACACCCATAGAAAGGATCCCACACCTGGGCTTCAAGCAGA TTAATCTTTGGAGGATCCACAAAGCTGTTGAGAAACTTGGGGGTTATGATTCA GTGACGGCGCGACGTCTTTGGAAGAAAGTGTATGATGAGCTGGGAGGAAGTCCAGGTAGCACCAGTGCTGCTACTTGCACTCGCAGACACTATGAGAA GCTTGTGCTGCCCTTTGAAAGACACAtaaaaggagaggaggacaaACCTCTGCCTCCAAGCAAACCACGGAAGCCATataagagaaatttggacagcAAGGTCACAAAGActgagaagaagaggaaaaggacTCCGTCAGATAGAGAGATggattctgag ATACTTGTGCAGAGAAGTCCAGAGGCTGCTTGCCAAAGTGAAGCAGTGATGCATCCTCACCCTGCACTCTGGGCTGCTACCTCTGATAGGCACTCTCAGCCAAACAGAACCACCACCAATCTTTGCACCTCTGTCTATGCCCGCCTTGTCCAGGTCCCCACATCCAGCCCCTGGAGTGCTCATATCCCACCCGCTGCTGGAGAGGTCATATCTcctctggagaaaaaaaagcgaATGGCTCAGGCCAGCCTTAACTTTCCCCTGAGTCCTCATAGCGAAGATAAAGAAAGGCCTTCCGTCATTCAGTGCTCCCAGTCTCCGGCCCGGGCTTCTTCCAGCCAGAACTGCAACTCCTCTGATGGCTCCCCACTCCCTttatcctcttcctcttcctgctcccGCAGCCCTTCCCCTTGCTCTGTTTCATCAGAGGACGGTCCAGCAGGGAATGAAGATAAACCTGCATTAGGTTCTGAACTATCCCAAAACTGTTCCAGCTCTGTGAAAAATACATCTGTCTGTAGTGAGGAAAGCAAGTCTGTGAGCTGTAATCAGATATCCAAAGACCACGCAGGACagaataaagacatttctcATGCCAGCTCCCAATCAGCAGACTTGATCAAGGTCCAGATTAAAGACACTGCCTGCAAGCCAAACCACAGAGAGAGTGGCAAATATTTCCCCCAACCTTTCCACTCATCCTCCTCATTCACTGTGAAATCTGACTGGGCTCCAACATCTACCTCTAGTTTCACCAAAGTTATTCCAAAACCAGTGCAGCTTCTGCGGCCCGCTCCTATTCGGCCAGGTTATAAAATCCACCAGGGTAGGTTGATGCAGCAGGACAACTCTCTGACTTGTGCGAAGAAGCTGAACAACATATCTCCGTGGCTTAATCAGACAGAGAAGAGGGAGAAATCCAGGACAATGCTACAAAAAGTTCCTCCCACTCAGCAGAGTCTGTCCCATTCCACTGCCAGCCTGCCGGTGTCGTGCTATGACAAGTCAGGGAGAGACTCTCGGCACCAAACTCCATTACACCCTGCATTTCTACCCAGCAGAATGAGACTACCTCAATCTCAGCTAATATACCGTCATGTCCCATTGGTTCCAGCTCATTCTGCTCTCATCGGGTCTGCTGTTTACCCATATCCCTACTCCATTCCCCTGTTCAATCCCCAAACTGGATATACTCTACCTGCCATGAATCCCATTTATCCTCACAAACTGTGA
- the dbnlb gene encoding drebrin-like b isoform X3 — translation MAVNLSKNGPALTAAFKEVVDEKSTTNWALFTYEGNSNDIRLAEKGDGGLEELVEELNSGKVMYAFCRVQDPNSGLPKYVLINWTGEGVKDARKGICANHVSAMANFLKGAHVTVNARADEDVEPEVIMQKVAKASGANYSFHKEASSRFQDSGPQGPVGSVYQKTNAVSEIRKTNKDNFWAQAEKEEEKRRQEERRKAEEDRQQLERDRKDREAKEAAQRDKRDKERATQIEQNKKYQQQQDTGSKEQEKQRWEEQEEDQAVQKKAVKRGESVEKANEAASLISQRAVNPREMFKQRERGITPSDSDPPSAAPASPQPEPDVVDGQSRCEYDDEEAATPQEQMKEESPAANSYVQEAVYEEPAQVEENNYEVTAEETSDRGVCARALYDYQAADDTEISFDPDDLITGIEMIDEGWWRGYSPDGHFGMFPANYVELI, via the exons ATGGCAGTTAACCTCAGCAAAAATGGTCCTGCATTAACAGCTGCATTTAAAGAAGTGGTAGATGAAAAATCCACTACCAACTG GGCCTTGTTCACCTATGAGGGAAACAGTAATGATATCCGCCTGGCAGAAAAGGGGG ATGGAGGACTGGAAGAGCTGGTTGAAGAACTGAACAGTGGAAAAGTGATGTATGCTTTCTGCCGAGTACAGGATCCAAATTCTGGTCTGCCTAAATATGTCCTCATCAACTGG acTGGAGAAGGAGTAAAGGACGCCAGGAAGGGAATATGTGCAAATCATGTCAGCGCCATGGCCAATTTTCTTAAG GGGGCCCATGTCACAGTAAACGCCAGAGCAGATGAGGACGTGGAACCTGAGGTGATCATGCAAAAGGTGGCCAAAGCTTCAGGAGCGAACTACAGCTTCCACAAAGAAGCTTCCAGCCGATTCCAGGACAGCGGCCCTCAGGGTCCCGTG GGCTCGGTGTACCAGAAGACCAACGCTGTGTCGGAAATCAGAAAGACCAACAAAGACAACTTCTGGGCTCAGGCAGAG aaagaagaggagaaacgTCGCCAGGAGGAAAGGCGCAAGGCAGAGGAGGATCGCCAGCagctggagagagacaggaaagacagagaggccAAGGAGGCAGCGCAGAGGGACAAAAGGGACAAGGAGAGGGCCACTCAAATTGAGCAGAACAA GaagtatcagcagcaacaggaCACTGGGAGTAAAGAGCAGGAGAAACAACGCTGG gaggagcaggaggaggaccAGGCAGTCCAGAAGAAAGCAGTCAAGAGAGGTGAATCTGTGGAAAAGGCCAAC gAGGCAGCTTCTCTCATCTCTCAGCGTGCTGTAAACCCCAGAGAGATGTtcaagcagagagagag gggaataACTCCCAGTGACTCAGACCCCCCCTCTGCTGCCCCTGCTAGCCCTCAGCCAG AGCCAGATGTGGTTGATGGACAGTCCAGGTGTGAGTATGATGATGAGGAGGCGGCGACCCCCCAGGAGCAGATGAAAG AGGAATCACCAGCTGCCAACTCCTATGTCCAAGAGGCTGTTTATGAAGAGCCCGCTCAG GTGGAGGAGAATAACTATGAGGTGACTGCTGAGGAGACCTCAGACAGAGGCGTCTGTGCCAGAGCCTTATATGATTATCAGGCtg CCGACGACACAGAGATCTCATTCGATCCCGACGATCTCATCACGGGGATCGAGATGATCGACGAGGGCTGGTGGCGAGGCTACAGCCCAGACGGCCATTTTGGAATGTTCCCTGCCAATTACGTGGAACTAATCTag